The Manihot esculenta cultivar AM560-2 chromosome 1, M.esculenta_v8, whole genome shotgun sequence genome has a window encoding:
- the LOC110621400 gene encoding pumilio homolog 2, which translates to MLSEVGRRPMIGTNDRSFGDGLENEIGLLLREQRRQEADDLEKELNLYRSGSAPPTVEGSLSAVGGLLGNGSCGASAAFAEFVSGKSGNGPVSEEELRSDPAYLSYYYSNVNLNPRLPPPLISREDWRFTQRLKGGGSSVLGGIGDRRKVNRADNGKGRSLFSMPPGFDPRKQEIRVETDKVHGSTEWGGDGLIGLPGLGIGSKQKSLAEIFQDDLGHATPGTGHPSRPASSNAFNENIEAAGSAEAELAHLRHKLSSTDTLRSGSNGQGSSAAQNIGPPSSYSYAAAVGSSLSRSTTPDPQLVARVPSPCLTPIGQGRASASERRGVTSSNSFNGVISRVGESTDLAAALSGMNLSTNGVMDEDNREDVDIFGIQGGQNHKKQNAFLKKVESRHLHMPSLSQSAKVSYSYLAKSNDSGSDVNSSTLIVDRHAELQKSGVHSGNSFMKGSPTSTLNSGGGLPMQYQHLDDANSSLPNYGLSGYAVNPALASMMASQFGTGNLPMLFENVAAASAVAVSGMDSRVLGGGVGSGANLTAAASESHNLGRVGSPMAGSALQAPFVDPLYLQYLRTPEYAAHHAALNDPSIDRNYLGNSYMNILELQKAYVEALLSSQKPQYGVPMGGKSGASSHHGYFGNPAFGVGMSYPGSPLASPVIPNSPVGPGSPIRHSELNMHFPSVMRNLAGGIIGPWHLDTGVKMDDSFASTLLEEFKSNKTKCLELSEIVGHVVEFSADQYGSRFIQQKLETATTDEKNMVYKEIMPHALALMTDVFGNYVIQKFFEHGLPSQRRELAGKLLGHVLTLSLQMYGCRVIQKAIEVVDLDQKIKMVEELDGHVMRCVRDQNGNHVIQKCIECVPEENIQFIVSTFFDQVVTLSTHPYGCRVIQRILEHCKDPNTQSKVMDEILGAVSILAQDQYGNYVIQHVLEHGKPHERSAIIKELAGKIVQMSQQKFASNVVEKCLTFGGPSERELLVNEMLGTTDENEPLQAMMKDQFANYVVQKVLETCDDQQRELILTRIKIHLNALKKYTYGKHIVARVEKLVAAGERRIAAQSLHPA; encoded by the exons ATGTTATCCGAAGTGGGTAGGAGACCGATGATAGGAACTAATGATCGATCATTCGGTGATGGTTTAGAGAATGAAATAGGGTTGTTGCTGCGCGAACAACGAAGGCAAGAGGCTGATGATCTCGAGAAAGAGCTCAATTTGTACAGAAGTGGTTCTGCCCCTCCAACTGTGGAGGGTTCATTGAGTGCAGTTGGGGGCTTGCTAGGAAATGGAAGCTGTGGTGCTAGTGCTGCCTTCGCTGAGTTTGTTAGTGGCAAAAGTGGGAATGGCCCTGTGTCAGAGGAAGAGCTTAGGTCTGATCCCGCTTATCTATCCTACTATTATTCAAATGTGAATCTGAACCCTAGGCTTCCACCTCCTTTGATTTCCAGGGAGGATTGGAGGTTCACACAGAGATTGAAGGGGGGAGGGAGTTCCGTTTTAGGTGGGATTGGAGATAGGAGGAAAGTGAATAGGGCCGATAATGGGAAAGGAAGATCTTTGTTCTCTATGCCACCAGGATTTGATCCAAGGAAACAAGAAATTCGGGTTGAAACTGACAAGGTTCATGGCTCCACGGAGTGGGGTGGTGATGGGCTGATTGGTTTACCAGGTTTAGGCATTGGGAGTAAACAGAAGAGTCTTGCAGAAATCTTTCAG GATGATTTGGGGCATGCAACTCCTGGGACAGGGCACCCTTCTCGCCCAGCCAGCAGTAATgcatttaatgaaaatattgagGCTGCAGGTTCAGCTGAAGCTGAGCTGGCTCATTTGCGCCACAAGCTGTCATCTACGGATACTTTACGATCAGGTTCAAATGGTCAGGGCTCATCTGCTGCCCAAAATATTGGGCCtccttcttcttattcttatgCTGCTGCTGTAGGTTCTTCCTTGTCTAGAAGTACTACTCCTGATCCTCAACTTGTCGCTAGAGTCCCTAGCCCTTGCCTTACACCCATTGGACAAGGGAGGGCTTCTGCATCTGAAAGGAGAGGTGTTACCAGTTCGAACTCATTTAATGGTGTTATATCCCGCGTAGGTGAGTCGACAGATTTGGCAGCTGCTTTGTCTGGCATGAACTTGTCAACAAATGGTGTGATGGATGAAGACAACAGAGAGGATGTTGATATCTTTGGTATCCAAGGAGGTCAGAATCATAAGAAGCAAAATGCTTTCCTAAAGAAAGTTGAATCTAGACATTTACATATGCCTTCTCTCTCCCAATCAGCAAAGGTTTCCTACTCTTATTTGGCTAAGAGCAATGACAGCGGGTCAGATGTGAATAGCTCAACCTTGATAGTTGATAGGCATGCTGAACTGCAGAAATCTGGTGTTCATTCTGGCAATTCTTTCATGAAAGGATCACCAACCTCCACTCTTAACAGTGGAGGTGGCTTACCTATGCAGTACCAGCATCTAGATGATGCAAATTCATCTCTTCCAAATTATGGATTAAGTGGATATGCAGTGAATCCAGCATTGGCTTCTATGATGGCTAGCCAATTTGGCACTGGTAATCTACCAATGTTGTTTGAAAATGTTGCTGCAGCCTCAGCTGTGGCTGTCTCTGGAATGGACTCAAGAGTGCTTGGAGGAGGAGTGGGATCCGGAGCAAATCTAACAGCTGCTGCCTCTGAGTCGCATAATCTTGGAAGAGTGGGCAGTCCAATGGCTGGGAGTGCCCTTCAGGCACCTTTTGTTGATCCATTATATCTCCAGTACTTGAGGACTCCTGAGTATGCTGCCCATCATGCAGCTCTTAATGATCCCTCAATCGATAGGAACTATTTAGGTAATTCTTACATGAATATCCTTGAACTTCAGAAAGCTTATGTTGAAGCTCTTCTATCATCTCAGAAACCACAGTATGGAGTCCCAATGGGTGGTAAATCTGGGGCTTCTAGTCATCATGGCTATTTTGGGAATCCTGCTTTTGGTGTTGGTATGTCCTATCCTGGAAGTCCTTTGGCAAGTCCTGTTATTCCAAACTCTCCAGTTGGACCTGGTAGTCCTATAAGACATAGTGAGCTGAACATGCATTTTCCTTCTGTGATGAGGAACTTAGCTGGCGGCATCATTGGACCATGGCACTTGGACACAGGAGTAAAAATGGATGATAGCTTTGCATCCACCCTTCTGGAAGAGTTTAAGAGCAACAAAACCAAGTGTCTTGAACTTTCAGAAATTGTTGGACATGTTGTTGAGTTCAG TGCTGACCAGTATGGAAGTAGATTTATTCAACAAAAACTTGAGACAGCCACAACTGATGAGAAAAACATGGTTTATAAGGAAATCATGCCCCATGCACTTGCATTAATGACTGATGTGTTTGGTAATTATGTAATTCAGAAG TTCTTTGAGCATGGACTTCCTTCACAGAGAAGAGAACTTGCTGGCAAGCTTCTTGGTCATGTTTTGACACTTAGCCTACAAATGTATGGTTGTCGAGTGATCCAGAAG GCAATTGAGGTTGTTGACCTAGACCAGAAGATTAAAATGGTAGAAGAGCTTGATGGTCATGTAATGCGTTGTGTACGTGATCAGAATGGGAACCATGTAATCCAAAAGTGTATCGAGTGTGTTCCTGAAGAAAATATCCAATTTATTGTCTCAACATTCTTTGATCAAGTTGTGACTCTCTCCACCCATCCATATGGGTGTCGTGTGATACAG AGGATATTAGAGCACTGTAAGGACCCAAACACACAAAGTAAAGTCATGGATGAGATTTTAGGAGCTGTTAGTATATTGGCACAAGATCAATATGGCAACTATGTCATTCAG CATGTGCTGGAGCACGGAAAACCCCATGAAAGATCCGCTATTATTAAGGAGTTAGCTGGGAAGATAGTTCAGATGAGCCAGCAGAAGTTTGCGTCCAATGTTGTGGAGAAGTGTTTAACTTTTGGTGGTCCCAGTGAGCGAGAGTTACTGGTGAATGAGATGCTTGGAACCACTGATGAAAATGAGCCCCTTCAG GCAATGATGAAAGATCAATTTGCAAACTATGTCGTACAAAAAGTGCTCGAGACTTGTGATGACCAACAACGCGAGTTGATTCTTACTcgaataaaaattcatttaaatgcaTTGAAGAAGTATACGTATGGAAAGCATATCGTTGCTCGCGTGGAGAAACTTGTTGCTGCTGGGG AAAGGAGAATCGCCGCTCAGTCTCTGCACCCTGCTTAG